A genome region from Setaria italica strain Yugu1 chromosome III, Setaria_italica_v2.0, whole genome shotgun sequence includes the following:
- the LOC101761208 gene encoding transcription repressor OFP1 produces MRWGIRKQHAALAAQCVQEDDKGERGSKAQGKAFSFSPLSWLAKVTGKEKPCALAKHAPASSTWKSSAGTAGAPPFPSCLPKRTTPSPAMVTHGRPCSPPRRSPPDVAPRRLSVGNDSTDAVAVRRYRRRHCSLGGDSELPPLGRLIPFSLAGSPARAAASTSAAAPSDATDAARARGRRRRRSSSSRRLSVSGGRRSSSFSGRMPPPRVRVRSPRRAPGGLAESLAVVRRTRDPQRAFRESMVEMIASTRGGAGELERLLACYLSLNADEHHDCIVKVFRQVWFEYVSLLPRPDAAGGGRRRRARRS; encoded by the coding sequence ATGAGATGGGGGATTCGGAAGCAGCACGCAGCGCTGGCTGCGCAATGCGTGCAGGAAGATGACAAAGGTGAAAGAGGGAGCAAGGCCCAGGGCAAGGCGTTCTCCTTCTCCCCTCTCTCGTGGCTCGCCAAGGTTACGGGGAAGGAGAAGCCTTGCGCGCTCGCGAAGCACGCGCCCGCGTCGTCTACGTGGAAGAGCAGCGCGGGCACGGCCGGGGCTCCCCCGTTCCCGTCGTGCCTCCCCAAGCGCACCACCCCGAGCCCGGCGATGGTCACGCACGGCCGGCCCTGcagcccgccgcgccgctccccaCCCGACGTCGCGCCGCGGCGGCTGTCGGTTGGCAACGACAGCACCGACGCCGTGGCCGTGCGCCGGTACCGCCGCAGGCACTGCTCCCTCGGCGGGGACAGCGAGCTCCCGCCGCTGGGCCGGCTGATCCCCTTCTCCCTCGCCGGATCCCCCGCGCGAGCCgctgcctccacctccgccgcggcaCCTTCGGACGCGACGGACGCCGCGCGGGCgagggggcgccggcggcgccgcagcagcagcagccggcgccTGAGCGTGAGCGGTGGGCGGAGGTCGTCGTCGTTCTCCGggcggatgccgccgccgcgggtgcGCGTGCGGTCGCCGCGCCGTGCGCCTGGCGGGCTGGCGGAGAGCCTGGCGGTGGTGCGGCGGACGCGGGACCCGCAGCGCGCGTTCCGGGAGTCGATGGTGGAGATGATCGCGAGCACGCGCGGTGGCGCGGgggagctggagcggctgctggCGTGCTACCTGTCCCTGAACGCGGACGAGCACCACGACTGCATCGTCAAGGTGTTCCGCCAGGTCTGGTTCGAGTACGTCAGCCTGCTGCCCCGCCctgacgccgccggcggcggccgacgacgccgcgcccggcgctccTGA